A genomic segment from Bacillus mesophilus encodes:
- a CDS encoding sulfurtransferase TusA family protein, which produces MEQLKTDLLLDAKGLACPMPIVKTKKAINELQAGQVLEVQATDKGSKADLQAWAKSSGHQYLGTIEEGDVLKHYLRKSSNDEAIERKHPHVASNEELEKKLEANENIVVLDVREAAEYAFNHIPNAISIPLGELDDRLNGLSKEDQIFVVCRTGNRSDFAAQKLAEKGFNHVVNVVPGMSAWSGHTNSII; this is translated from the coding sequence ATGGAACAATTAAAAACAGATTTATTATTAGATGCAAAAGGGTTAGCGTGTCCGATGCCGATTGTAAAAACAAAAAAGGCAATCAATGAATTACAAGCAGGGCAAGTTCTTGAAGTTCAAGCAACAGATAAAGGTTCAAAGGCTGATCTTCAAGCATGGGCTAAAAGTTCAGGACATCAATATTTAGGTACGATTGAAGAAGGAGATGTGCTGAAGCATTACTTAAGGAAGTCATCAAATGATGAAGCGATTGAGAGAAAGCACCCGCATGTTGCAAGTAACGAAGAACTAGAAAAGAAACTAGAAGCAAATGAGAACATCGTGGTACTGGATGTAAGAGAAGCAGCAGAATATGCATTTAATCATATTCCTAATGCGATCTCGATTCCGTTAGGAGAGTTAGACGATCGTCTAAATGGACTAAGTAAAGAAGACCAAATTTTCGTTGTATGCCGTACTGGAAATAGAAGTGACTTTGCCGCACAAAAGTTAGCAGAAAAAGGATTTAATCATGTTGTCAACGTCGTACCTGGTATGAGTGCTTGGTCTGGTCATACAAACAGTATTATATAA
- a CDS encoding rhodanese-like domain-containing protein, producing the protein MKQYSAKEVENLLTGEISLNIIDVREVDEVANGKIPGALHIPLGLLEFRMNELDQSKEYIMVCRSGARSGRATQFLESYGYRVINMSGGMLDWEGKVE; encoded by the coding sequence ATGAAACAGTATTCAGCTAAAGAGGTAGAGAATCTTTTAACTGGAGAAATATCATTAAACATTATTGATGTAAGAGAAGTAGACGAAGTAGCGAATGGTAAGATTCCTGGAGCTCTTCATATTCCACTTGGATTATTAGAGTTCCGCATGAATGAACTGGATCAATCAAAAGAATATATTATGGTTTGCCGTTCAGGTGCTAGAAGTGGTCGTGCGACTCAGTTCCTTGAAAGCTATGGCTATCGTGTCATTAATATGTCAGGTGGTATGCTAGATTGGGAAGGTAAAGTGGAATAA
- a CDS encoding rhodanese-like domain-containing protein produces the protein MEYINYLLMGLVVFFIINRMLPAKGVRQISTVDLKNEIKDKHKQFVDVRTTMEYKGNHIKGFKNLPLHQLTGLATKELTKEKEVVVICQSGMRSQKASKLLKKLGYTNVTNVKGGMSSWRQ, from the coding sequence TTGGAATATATCAATTATTTATTAATGGGTCTTGTTGTATTTTTCATTATTAATCGAATGTTGCCAGCTAAAGGTGTGAGACAAATCTCAACAGTGGATCTAAAGAATGAAATCAAAGATAAACATAAGCAATTTGTTGATGTTCGAACAACAATGGAGTATAAAGGCAATCATATAAAAGGATTTAAAAATCTACCATTACACCAACTAACTGGACTTGCAACAAAAGAACTTACGAAAGAAAAAGAAGTAGTTGTAATCTGTCAAAGTGGAATGAGAAGTCAAAAAGCTAGTAAACTTTTGAAGAAACTTGGATATACAAACGTAACAAATGTAAAAGGCGGTATGAGCAGCTGGAGACAATAA
- a CDS encoding DsrE/DsrF/DrsH-like family protein, with product MTQKKKTTIVLFSGDYDKAMAAYIIANGAAAYDHEVTIFHTFWGLNALRKDENIEVKKGFMEKMFGKMMPRGAEKMSLSKMNFAGFGPKMIKDVMKKHNALPLSNLIEMAQEQDIKLVACTMTMDLLGLQQEELLENIEYAGVAAYLADAEEGNVNLFI from the coding sequence ATGACACAAAAGAAAAAGACAACGATTGTACTATTCAGTGGTGATTATGACAAAGCAATGGCTGCTTATATTATCGCAAACGGAGCAGCTGCTTATGATCATGAAGTGACAATATTCCATACATTTTGGGGATTAAATGCATTACGTAAGGATGAAAATATTGAAGTGAAAAAAGGCTTTATGGAAAAGATGTTTGGCAAAATGATGCCAAGAGGTGCCGAGAAAATGAGTCTCTCTAAAATGAACTTTGCAGGATTCGGTCCCAAAATGATTAAAGACGTGATGAAAAAGCATAATGCATTGCCATTATCAAATTTAATTGAAATGGCCCAAGAACAAGATATAAAGCTTGTCGCATGTACCATGACAATGGATCTATTGGGACTACAACAAGAAGAACTACTAGAAAACATTGAATATGCTGGTGTCGCAGCCTATTTAGCAGATGCAGAAGAAGGAAATGTAAACTTATTCATTTAA
- a CDS encoding metal-sensitive transcriptional regulator, with amino-acid sequence MEYNEQMKNRVKRMEGQLRGILRMMEEGKDCKEVITQLSAVRSAVDRTVGVVVSTNLVECVLEAESKGQNANDLIKEAVNLLVKSR; translated from the coding sequence ATGGAGTACAATGAACAAATGAAAAATAGAGTTAAAAGAATGGAAGGTCAACTTCGCGGAATTCTTAGAATGATGGAAGAAGGAAAGGATTGTAAGGAGGTAATAACACAATTGTCAGCAGTCCGTTCAGCAGTAGATCGCACTGTCGGGGTTGTAGTTAGTACAAATCTCGTTGAATGTGTACTAGAGGCTGAAAGTAAAGGGCAAAATGCGAATGATTTAATCAAGGAAGCAGTAAACCTACTTGTTAAAAGTAGATAA
- a CDS encoding DUF302 domain-containing protein, with product MFDYTVETDKSINEAIQSLESNLKDEQFGVLWQFDIKNKLQEKGLEFNTDYVVLEVCNPHEAQRVLNENLLVGYFLPCKMLVYKDHETTKIGMPKPTALIKVVDNEEIQNLAKDIEDRLVNVINKSK from the coding sequence ATGTTTGATTACACAGTTGAAACTGATAAGAGTATAAACGAGGCTATACAAAGCCTCGAGTCAAATTTGAAGGATGAACAATTTGGTGTCTTATGGCAGTTTGATATCAAAAATAAGCTTCAGGAAAAAGGTCTTGAATTCAATACTGATTATGTGGTCCTTGAAGTGTGTAACCCGCATGAAGCACAGCGAGTTTTGAATGAGAATTTATTAGTAGGATATTTTCTACCCTGTAAAATGCTTGTTTATAAAGATCATGAAACAACCAAAATTGGTATGCCAAAGCCTACTGCTCTTATTAAAGTAGTAGATAATGAGGAAATCCAAAACTTAGCGAAAGACATTGAAGACCGCTTAGTAAATGTAATTAATAAAAGTAAGTAA
- a CDS encoding SpoVR family protein: MRTDDSKKLEYAIEEITEIAKGFGLDFYPMRYEICPADIIYTFGAYGMPTRFSHWSFGKQFHKMKLHYDLGLSKIYELVINSNPCYAFLLDSNSLIQNKLIVAHVLAHCDFFKNNCRFENTKRDMVESMSATAERIAYYEHEYGKQEVETFLDAVLAIQEHIDPSLMRPKLSYDLEEEEYEETPNSTPYDDLWSLDKRGAPKEKKIKAKKRFPPNPEKDILLFIEEYSRDLEHWQRDILTMMREEMLYFWPQLETKIMNEGWASFWHSRIIREMDLTSDEVIEFAKLNAGVVQPSKTSINPYYLGYKMFEDIEERWNNPTEEMLKLGVKPGSGREKMFEVREIESDISFLRNYLTKDLVMREDMYLFQKQGKDYKVVDKEWENVRDQLVSMRVNGGFPYITVNDGDYLRNGELYLKHWFEGIELDLKYLEKVLPYIHQLWGRTVHMESMVEGKGVMFTYDGKGIHRKYL; the protein is encoded by the coding sequence ATGAGAACGGATGATTCGAAGAAATTAGAGTATGCAATCGAAGAAATCACAGAGATTGCTAAAGGATTCGGCCTTGATTTTTACCCAATGCGATACGAAATCTGTCCTGCTGATATTATTTATACATTTGGTGCCTATGGGATGCCAACCCGTTTTTCCCATTGGAGTTTTGGGAAGCAGTTTCATAAAATGAAGCTTCACTATGACTTAGGATTAAGTAAAATATATGAGTTAGTCATCAATTCTAATCCTTGCTATGCCTTTTTGTTAGATTCCAATTCATTAATTCAAAATAAGCTTATTGTTGCTCACGTGTTAGCGCATTGTGATTTCTTTAAAAATAATTGCCGCTTTGAAAATACAAAACGAGATATGGTTGAAAGTATGTCTGCAACCGCAGAGCGAATTGCTTATTATGAGCATGAATATGGTAAGCAAGAGGTAGAAACATTTCTTGATGCCGTACTAGCCATTCAAGAACATATTGATCCTTCCTTAATGAGACCTAAGCTTTCCTATGATCTAGAAGAAGAGGAATACGAAGAGACCCCTAATTCAACTCCTTATGATGATCTATGGTCATTGGATAAACGAGGTGCCCCTAAAGAGAAAAAGATTAAAGCCAAAAAGAGGTTTCCTCCAAATCCCGAAAAGGATATCCTTCTCTTTATTGAAGAATATAGTCGTGATCTAGAACATTGGCAACGTGATATTTTAACGATGATGAGAGAAGAAATGCTCTATTTCTGGCCACAGCTAGAAACGAAAATCATGAACGAAGGCTGGGCTTCGTTCTGGCATAGCCGAATCATTAGAGAGATGGATTTAACTTCAGATGAAGTAATAGAATTTGCAAAGCTTAATGCAGGTGTTGTTCAGCCTTCGAAAACAAGTATTAATCCATATTATTTAGGCTATAAAATGTTCGAGGATATAGAAGAACGTTGGAACAATCCGACGGAGGAAATGCTAAAACTAGGTGTGAAGCCAGGCTCTGGTCGCGAGAAAATGTTCGAGGTACGCGAAATTGAATCAGATATTTCCTTCCTGCGTAATTACCTAACAAAGGACCTTGTGATGAGAGAGGATATGTATCTATTCCAAAAGCAGGGCAAGGATTATAAAGTTGTGGATAAAGAATGGGAAAATGTAAGGGATCAGCTAGTCAGCATGCGTGTGAATGGCGGGTTCCCTTATATAACTGTAAACGATGGAGATTACCTGAGAAACGGTGAGTTATATTTAAAGCATTGGTTCGAAGGAATTGAGCTAGACCTGAAGTACCTTGAGAAGGTTCTACCTTATATACATCAGCTTTGGGGTCGAACCGTTCATATGGAGTCGATGGTGGAAGGTAAGGGTGTTATGTTTACCTATGATGGAAAGGGAATTCACAGGAAGTATTTATAG
- a CDS encoding DUF3889 domain-containing protein produces the protein MNKRTTFPLVILAFLIGITASYFFQDTLGAAQQPDHAKWGKIAITVVKENYTESEVSDYKYEGRKQLSDSSAEDRFLFQLKKNDKTDYVRVVVTFNTKTETLQSLQLTEVK, from the coding sequence ATGAATAAAAGAACAACCTTTCCTCTAGTCATCTTAGCATTTCTTATTGGGATCACCGCTTCATATTTCTTTCAAGATACATTAGGTGCAGCACAACAGCCCGATCATGCTAAATGGGGGAAAATAGCTATTACAGTAGTAAAAGAAAATTACACCGAATCAGAAGTAAGTGATTATAAGTATGAGGGACGTAAGCAACTATCTGATTCATCTGCAGAAGATCGATTTTTATTTCAACTAAAAAAGAATGATAAAACAGACTACGTTAGAGTAGTTGTTACCTTCAATACAAAAACAGAAACATTGCAATCATTACAACTAACAGAAGTAAAATAA
- a CDS encoding M14 family zinc carboxypeptidase: MRAETYTPDKLKSHIEALTDKYPNLLKTNIIGHSSYGQPIWALRVGNGERNIIIHGAHHGREWITSMIVMKMAEEYAEAYKTKEPYHGFEPSILDEVSIWFVPMVNPDGVEIQQNGFSHSLPISSHELLMMNGGSVDFSRWKANGKGIDLNRQYPAGWDELEGSAPFPFYQLYKGREPFEAPEVKALEEFTKEINPQLAVAYHSSGRVVYWYYKTKMENVMRDWKIASSVAETTGYKIDTPVETAMGGGYTDWFISAYERPALTIEVSYEVNETSPPLSVFKEEWLRNRTIGFLLAQEAIHLK; encoded by the coding sequence GTGAGAGCTGAGACCTATACTCCAGATAAACTGAAATCTCATATTGAAGCTCTAACAGATAAGTACCCCAACCTTTTGAAAACAAACATAATTGGTCATTCTTCTTATGGACAACCTATATGGGCGTTGAGGGTAGGAAATGGAGAACGAAATATTATAATACATGGTGCCCACCATGGAAGAGAGTGGATTACTTCAATGATCGTTATGAAAATGGCAGAAGAGTATGCAGAAGCCTATAAAACCAAAGAGCCATACCATGGTTTTGAACCTTCTATTTTGGATGAGGTATCGATTTGGTTTGTTCCGATGGTAAATCCAGACGGAGTAGAGATTCAGCAAAACGGTTTTTCACACTCGTTACCCATTTCTTCACATGAACTCTTAATGATGAATGGTGGAAGCGTTGATTTTTCAAGATGGAAGGCAAACGGAAAAGGAATTGACCTTAATCGGCAATATCCTGCTGGTTGGGATGAGTTGGAAGGAAGTGCTCCATTCCCCTTTTATCAGCTTTATAAGGGAAGAGAACCCTTTGAGGCCCCTGAGGTGAAGGCTCTTGAAGAGTTTACGAAAGAGATTAATCCACAATTAGCAGTTGCATATCACTCCTCAGGAAGAGTTGTTTATTGGTATTACAAAACAAAAATGGAGAATGTGATGCGCGACTGGAAAATTGCCAGTTCTGTTGCTGAAACAACAGGATATAAAATTGATACACCTGTGGAAACAGCAATGGGTGGAGGATATACAGATTGGTTTATTTCAGCATATGAAAGACCAGCACTCACAATAGAAGTTAGCTATGAAGTAAATGAAACGAGCCCACCTCTTTCGGTTTTTAAAGAAGAGTGGCTTAGAAATCGTACGATAGGTTTTTTACTTGCGCAAGAGGCGATTCATTTAAAATAA
- a CDS encoding YhdB family protein — MNIHDYDRALYYTHRSQWDNLLILMVRTKDQFLSKKIEHFLHAYNFSRDYKIIETNLHSLFRYIDHALENQSIDMETLVKVE; from the coding sequence ATGAACATTCATGATTACGATCGTGCGTTATATTATACACATCGTTCACAATGGGATAATTTATTAATCCTTATGGTACGCACAAAGGATCAATTTTTATCCAAGAAAATTGAACATTTTCTACATGCTTATAATTTTTCGCGCGATTATAAGATCATTGAGACAAACCTACATTCATTGTTTAGATATATTGATCATGCATTAGAAAATCAATCAATTGATATGGAAACCCTTGTCAAAGTTGAGTAA
- a CDS encoding NADPH-dependent FMN reductase, translated as MNIVVFNGSPRRNGRTGIVAKYIKDAFKTEIIDLSLEDLPLFNGEDSQNELSSVKELRTRVTKADAVILASPEYHSGMSGALKNALDFLSKDQFELKPIGLIAIAGGGKGGMNALNNMRIVTRGVHGNPYPKQLILDASEINRNTNEIAPDAKGKIRSLIEEVIQFTEQLKK; from the coding sequence ATGAACATAGTGGTGTTTAACGGAAGTCCCCGTAGGAATGGCCGAACTGGAATTGTCGCAAAGTATATAAAAGATGCGTTTAAAACGGAGATTATTGATTTAAGTTTGGAGGATTTGCCATTATTTAATGGTGAAGATTCACAAAATGAGCTGTCTTCAGTTAAAGAGCTCAGAACGCGAGTGACGAAAGCAGATGCTGTTATTTTAGCCAGTCCAGAATATCATAGTGGAATGAGCGGTGCCTTAAAAAATGCTTTAGATTTTCTCAGCAAGGACCAGTTTGAGCTTAAACCAATTGGGCTGATTGCAATTGCTGGTGGTGGAAAAGGAGGAATGAATGCCTTAAATAATATGAGGATCGTTACAAGAGGTGTGCATGGTAATCCATATCCTAAACAATTGATATTAGATGCTTCTGAAATTAACAGAAACACTAATGAAATTGCTCCTGATGCAAAGGGGAAGATTAGGTCATTGATTGAAGAGGTAATTCAGTTTACAGAGCAATTAAAAAAGTAA
- a CDS encoding response regulator: MSIRVLIADDHQVVRRGLLFFLSTQKEIEIIAEASNGREALALAEELTPDVILMDLVMPEMDGIEATKRIKEKLPTIKIIILTSFSDQDHVIPAIKAGANGYQLKDVEPDELVNAIKAVFRGESQLHPKITNHVMTHLMLGDQSERKHNELTARELEVLIEISRGKSNKEIAASLFITEKTVKTHVSNILSKLELQDRTQAALYAVKHGLY, translated from the coding sequence ATGTCAATACGGGTATTAATCGCAGATGATCATCAAGTGGTCAGAAGAGGACTATTGTTCTTTTTGAGTACGCAAAAGGAAATTGAAATTATTGCAGAGGCCAGTAATGGTAGGGAAGCACTAGCCCTAGCAGAGGAACTCACACCTGATGTGATTTTAATGGATTTAGTGATGCCGGAAATGGATGGTATTGAAGCAACCAAACGAATAAAAGAAAAATTGCCAACTATAAAGATCATTATCTTAACAAGCTTTTCTGATCAAGATCATGTGATTCCAGCCATTAAAGCGGGGGCCAATGGCTATCAGCTAAAGGATGTTGAACCAGATGAATTAGTGAATGCTATTAAGGCGGTATTTCGTGGTGAAAGCCAGTTACACCCTAAAATCACCAATCATGTGATGACACATTTAATGCTCGGAGATCAAAGTGAGCGTAAACATAATGAACTTACTGCTCGTGAACTAGAAGTATTAATAGAAATTTCACGTGGCAAAAGTAATAAAGAAATTGCCGCATCGCTTTTTATTACAGAAAAAACGGTGAAAACACATGTCTCTAATATCCTTTCCAAGCTAGAGCTTCAAGATCGTACTCAGGCTGCATTATATGCTGTTAAACACGGATTATACTAA
- a CDS encoding GAF domain-containing sensor histidine kinase, with translation MKGEQRIKELQTMKAIAEILNESTDLSGMLNCVLRELLQLTGLSTGWIFLINEKGEYKLAADVNLPSALTRVDKHPMCNGSCWCVNRFNRGQLSRAANIMECKRLEEAIEHGYGDTAGITHHATVPLSAGDETFGLLNVASPHKTLLSEEELALLEAVSLQIGTAIKRIKLVEKEQEHIILSERNRLARDLHDSVNQLLFSLMLTARGTKEMTKEESVKEMLGYIQELSQEALQEMRALIWQLRPHGLEDGIVCALFSYGKVLGLEIETNVQGVLNIPHHVEETLWRIGQEAFNNCKKHAGSKSAKLMIEANKHVVKMQIKDQGCGFHYHEQEKLPSLGLAGMKERAELIGGDVNIHSEVGLGTTITVRVPLK, from the coding sequence ATGAAAGGAGAACAGAGAATTAAGGAGCTTCAAACGATGAAGGCGATTGCAGAGATTCTTAACGAATCAACGGATCTTTCAGGAATGCTTAATTGTGTGCTAAGAGAGCTTTTACAGCTAACGGGTCTTTCGACGGGCTGGATTTTTCTTATAAACGAAAAAGGCGAATACAAGCTAGCAGCTGATGTTAATCTTCCTTCAGCCTTAACACGTGTAGATAAGCATCCAATGTGCAATGGTTCATGCTGGTGTGTAAATCGTTTTAATAGAGGGCAATTAAGCAGGGCAGCAAACATTATGGAGTGCAAAAGGCTAGAGGAGGCCATTGAACATGGCTATGGTGACACGGCAGGTATCACACATCATGCAACAGTCCCTTTAAGTGCAGGTGATGAGACATTTGGCTTACTTAATGTTGCCTCTCCCCATAAAACACTTTTATCAGAGGAGGAATTGGCATTATTAGAGGCTGTTTCCCTTCAAATTGGAACGGCTATTAAGAGAATCAAGCTGGTTGAAAAGGAACAGGAACATATTATCCTCAGTGAGAGGAACCGACTTGCACGAGATTTGCATGATTCGGTCAATCAACTACTTTTCTCCTTAATGTTAACTGCTCGTGGAACGAAAGAAATGACCAAGGAAGAAAGTGTTAAAGAAATGCTAGGTTACATTCAAGAACTGTCACAAGAGGCTCTGCAAGAAATGCGCGCCTTAATATGGCAGCTTCGACCACATGGACTAGAGGATGGAATTGTATGTGCACTCTTTTCATATGGAAAAGTTCTTGGATTAGAAATTGAGACAAACGTACAAGGTGTACTCAATATTCCTCATCACGTAGAAGAAACCTTGTGGAGAATAGGACAAGAAGCTTTTAATAATTGTAAAAAGCACGCAGGTTCAAAATCGGCGAAATTAATGATTGAAGCTAATAAGCATGTGGTGAAAATGCAAATAAAGGATCAAGGTTGTGGATTTCATTATCATGAGCAAGAAAAGCTGCCTTCATTAGGACTAGCTGGTATGAAGGAAAGAGCTGAACTAATTGGTGGCGATGTAAACATTCATAGTGAAGTAGGTTTAGGAACAACTATCACTGTAAGAGTTCCATTAAAATGA
- a CDS encoding phospho-sugar mutase produces MNWQEQYARWEAAPQLEQELREELEGLKGNEKDLEDRFYKSLEFGTGGMRGEIGVGTNRMNTYTVRKASLGLAQFILSSGEKAKQQGVVIAYDSRHKSPEFAMEAAKTLASQGIQAYVFEELRPTPELSFAVRYLNAFSGIVITASHNPPEYNGYKVYGEDGGQLPPEAADTVIAEVNKIENELVIEVQDEASLKQQGLIKIIGEEIDEAYTNKLLTISVNPELANEVGDDVKVVFTPLHGTANKPVRSGLKALGYQQVSIVEEQEQPDPNFSTVTSPNPEEHAAFELAIKKGTEVNADMLIATDPDADRLGIAVKDDQGEYVVLTGNQTGAIFLDYLLSEKKANGTLPANGIVLKTIVTSEIGRTIASAYGLETVDTLTGFKFIGEKINEYEQSGEYSFQFGYEESYGYLIGDFVRDKDAVQAALLAVEVCAYYKKKGLTVYEGLIQIFEKYGFYQEGLKSLTLKGKEGAEQIEYILSSFRQEAPKELAGKSITMVEDYKTSERVLTKESSVETIQLPKSNVLKYILEDGSWFCLRPSGTEPKVKFYFGVNASTLEQSKQDLNNLTDAVMTKVNDLIEASKVK; encoded by the coding sequence ATGAATTGGCAAGAGCAATATGCAAGATGGGAAGCAGCACCTCAATTAGAGCAAGAATTAAGAGAAGAACTAGAAGGATTAAAAGGTAATGAGAAAGATTTAGAAGATCGTTTTTATAAAAGCTTGGAATTTGGGACAGGCGGTATGCGCGGAGAAATAGGCGTAGGAACGAATCGTATGAATACATATACAGTTCGAAAAGCATCACTCGGACTTGCACAATTTATTCTTTCATCTGGTGAAAAAGCAAAACAACAAGGTGTCGTCATTGCCTATGATTCAAGACATAAGTCACCTGAATTTGCGATGGAAGCAGCTAAAACGTTAGCTTCTCAAGGTATTCAAGCATATGTATTTGAAGAACTACGACCAACACCTGAGCTGTCATTTGCAGTTCGTTATCTAAACGCATTTTCAGGGATTGTCATTACGGCAAGCCATAATCCTCCTGAATACAATGGGTACAAGGTATATGGAGAAGATGGCGGACAACTTCCACCAGAAGCTGCTGATACAGTCATTGCTGAGGTAAACAAAATTGAAAATGAATTAGTCATCGAGGTTCAGGATGAAGCTTCTTTAAAGCAACAAGGGTTAATTAAGATCATCGGTGAAGAGATTGACGAGGCCTACACCAATAAGCTCTTAACAATCTCAGTTAATCCAGAGTTGGCAAATGAGGTTGGAGATGACGTCAAAGTAGTATTTACTCCTCTTCACGGGACTGCAAATAAGCCTGTTCGAAGTGGATTAAAAGCTTTAGGATATCAGCAAGTTAGTATCGTAGAGGAACAAGAACAGCCTGATCCGAATTTTTCAACCGTTACTTCACCTAACCCTGAAGAGCATGCGGCATTTGAGCTAGCGATTAAAAAAGGAACTGAAGTAAATGCAGATATGCTTATTGCTACAGATCCTGATGCAGACCGACTAGGGATCGCAGTGAAGGATGACCAAGGGGAATATGTGGTGTTAACAGGTAACCAAACAGGAGCCATTTTCCTTGACTATTTGTTATCAGAAAAGAAAGCAAACGGAACCCTACCTGCAAATGGAATTGTTTTAAAAACAATCGTTACGTCTGAAATTGGTAGAACGATTGCTTCTGCGTATGGCCTAGAAACAGTGGATACACTAACAGGTTTTAAATTTATTGGTGAGAAAATTAATGAATATGAGCAAAGTGGTGAATACAGCTTCCAATTTGGATATGAAGAAAGCTATGGGTATTTAATTGGAGACTTTGTTCGTGATAAGGATGCGGTTCAAGCTGCATTGTTGGCAGTTGAAGTGTGTGCGTATTATAAGAAAAAAGGATTAACCGTGTACGAAGGGTTAATACAAATTTTTGAAAAGTACGGGTTTTATCAAGAAGGGTTAAAGTCATTAACCTTAAAAGGTAAAGAAGGTGCTGAACAAATCGAATATATCCTTTCAAGCTTCCGTCAAGAGGCGCCTAAGGAATTAGCTGGTAAATCAATCACAATGGTAGAGGACTATAAAACAAGTGAGCGAGTACTTACAAAGGAATCTTCTGTTGAGACCATTCAATTACCCAAATCAAATGTTCTCAAGTATATTTTAGAAGATGGCTCATGGTTCTGCTTACGCCCGTCTGGTACAGAACCAAAGGTCAAATTCTATTTCGGTGTAAATGCCTCCACCTTAGAACAAAGCAAGCAAGATTTAAACAATTTAACAGATGCTGTTATGACAAAAGTAAATGATCTAATTGAAGCCTCTAAGGTAAAGTAA